Proteins encoded within one genomic window of Polycladomyces zharkentensis:
- a CDS encoding PIN domain-containing protein has translation MCSSIPNVLISAIVWPNSVARKCLNFVMDYHRVVVCEESIHEVFDVMKERFPEALTDWDRLLAQTDFELVYTPKHIDFRVPPICDKKDTPILVSAILAEPDIMISGDKDFHTQEIREYFAVYTPADFLRDFDHRNLKT, from the coding sequence GTGTGTTCTTCGATACCAAACGTATTGATATCAGCGATTGTGTGGCCCAACTCGGTAGCTCGAAAGTGTTTGAATTTCGTGATGGACTATCATCGCGTTGTCGTATGTGAGGAATCAATTCATGAAGTCTTTGATGTTATGAAAGAACGGTTTCCCGAGGCATTGACGGATTGGGATCGTTTGTTGGCACAAACAGATTTTGAATTAGTCTATACACCGAAACACATCGACTTTCGCGTGCCACCTATCTGCGATAAAAAGGATACACCCATTTTAGTCTCCGCGATCCTGGCCGAACCCGATATTATGATTTCCGGTGACAAAGATTTTCACACTCAGGAGATTCGCGAATATTTCGCCGTCTATACTCCAGCCGATTTTCTCCGTGATTTCGATCACCGAAACTTGAAAACGTGA
- the ndoA gene encoding type II toxin-antitoxin system endoribonuclease NdoA: MIVKRGDVYFADLSPVVGSEQGGVRPVLVIQNDIGNRFSPTVIVAAITAQIQKAKLPTHVEIDAKAYGFDRDSVILLEQIRTIDKQRLTDKITHLDEEMMNRVNEALMISLGLIDF; the protein is encoded by the coding sequence TTGATTGTCAAGCGTGGCGATGTTTACTTTGCCGATCTATCACCAGTGGTTGGATCGGAACAGGGTGGGGTCAGGCCTGTTCTGGTCATCCAAAACGATATAGGCAATCGGTTTAGCCCCACCGTGATCGTCGCCGCGATTACCGCTCAAATTCAAAAGGCCAAGTTGCCCACCCATGTGGAGATCGACGCCAAAGCCTACGGGTTTGATCGGGACTCGGTGATTTTGTTGGAGCAGATTCGCACGATTGATAAACAGCGTCTGACCGACAAAATCACCCATTTGGATGAGGAAATGATGAATCGGGTCAACGAAGCGCTGATGATCAGCTTGGGTTTGATCGACTTTTGA
- the alr gene encoding alanine racemase produces the protein MNQPYYRDTIAEIDLDAITHNVQQFRNRFPSSVRLMAVVKADAYGHGAVPVAKTALKAGATHLAVAFLDEALQLRKAGIEAPILVLGYTPPAAVAEAVRHDVTLTVYSDAVVDEVASHAARMGRKVPVHVKVDTGMGRLGLFEDEVLPFLRRIRRHDWIEVEGLFTHFATADEVDKSYTEWQHKQLERIIGRLQTEGIQIPLIHCANSATAIDLPAYAHQLVRLGISMYGYYPSAEVNREAVDLRPALTLKTKVIHLKRPPAGTGISYGKTFVTDGTRWIATIPVGYADGFSRLLSNRGEALVNGRKVPIVGRICMDQTMLDVTEAMPVKVGDEVVLYGMQGNERITVDEVAEALGTISYEVTCMVGYRVPRVYKKGGRIISVVNRLGQANF, from the coding sequence ATGAACCAACCCTATTACCGTGATACGATCGCAGAGATTGATCTCGATGCCATCACACATAATGTTCAACAATTTAGAAACAGGTTTCCGTCATCGGTCAGGCTGATGGCGGTTGTCAAGGCGGACGCCTATGGTCACGGCGCTGTTCCGGTGGCAAAAACGGCGCTGAAAGCCGGTGCGACCCATCTGGCTGTTGCCTTTTTGGACGAAGCGCTGCAACTGAGAAAGGCGGGGATCGAAGCGCCGATCCTGGTGTTGGGGTATACCCCGCCCGCCGCGGTGGCGGAGGCCGTGCGCCACGATGTCACATTGACTGTTTATTCGGATGCGGTTGTGGACGAGGTGGCAAGTCATGCCGCCCGAATGGGGCGCAAAGTGCCGGTTCATGTCAAGGTGGATACCGGTATGGGCCGATTGGGATTGTTTGAAGATGAAGTGCTGCCGTTTTTGCGCAGGATCAGACGGCACGATTGGATCGAGGTGGAAGGATTGTTCACCCATTTCGCCACGGCGGATGAAGTGGACAAATCCTATACGGAATGGCAACATAAACAATTGGAACGGATCATCGGTCGATTGCAAACCGAAGGGATCCAGATCCCGCTCATTCACTGCGCCAACAGCGCCACGGCGATTGATTTGCCGGCGTATGCACATCAATTGGTGCGTTTGGGGATCAGCATGTACGGGTACTATCCCTCCGCTGAAGTGAACCGCGAAGCGGTGGACTTGCGCCCGGCTCTGACATTGAAAACCAAAGTGATCCATCTCAAACGACCGCCTGCGGGTACGGGTATCAGTTATGGAAAAACGTTCGTTACCGACGGAACTCGCTGGATCGCGACCATCCCCGTGGGATATGCAGACGGGTTCAGCCGTTTGCTCTCCAATCGCGGCGAAGCGCTGGTCAACGGACGCAAGGTACCGATTGTCGGCAGGATTTGCATGGATCAGACCATGCTGGATGTGACCGAAGCCATGCCGGTCAAGGTGGGAGACGAAGTGGTTCTCTACGGTATGCAAGGCAATGAGCGGATCACGGTTGACGAAGTGGCGGAAGCGCTGGGCACCATCTCCTATGAAGTGACCTGTATGGTAGGTTACCGCGTGCCGCGCGTCTACAAAAAAGGAGGACGCATCATCAGTGTGGTAAATCGACTGGGACAAGCAAATTTTTAA
- a CDS encoding alpha-amylase family glycosyl hydrolase gives MKGKRIISCLLVLVFLFVIMPGVRADNATASPQGNRFTLPQGVFYEIYVRSFTDANGDGDGDLAGITSKLDYLNDGRPDAGKDLEVDGLWLMPITKSPSYHKYDVVDYYQVDPQYGTLKDFRRLVGEAHKRGIKVIMDLVVNHTSNQHPWFVSASRDKNSPYRDYYIWADENTDIHEKGPWGQPVWHETYPGSGDYYYGLFWSGMPDLNYDNPRVREEIIKIGKFWLKQGADGFRLDAAKHIYPDEQEAKNHEWWSQFRREMQKVKSNVYLVGEVWDAKERVAPYYAELDSLFNFDLSGRILQSLQQGQDAGIAALAAETGRMYAEVNPRAIDAPFLTNHDQNRTMSVLNGDVNKAKTAAAILLTLPGNPFLYYGEEIGMLGEKPDEYIREPFRWYPGHGPGQTTWEEPRFNTGPNAVSVQSQMHDPHSLLHWYRQWIRLRHRYPALTYGDLKPLSTNDARVAAYQRVSDGERLTVLHNLSGQTVTVTVPADHHLRVVYAGPSNVQIRQNGADQARVTLPAYTSALLK, from the coding sequence ATGAAGGGGAAACGCATAATTTCTTGTTTATTGGTTCTGGTTTTCCTTTTCGTCATCATGCCGGGAGTGAGAGCAGACAACGCAACTGCCTCTCCGCAAGGCAACCGGTTTACCTTGCCGCAAGGTGTATTCTATGAAATTTATGTTCGCTCCTTTACCGATGCCAATGGGGACGGAGACGGGGACCTGGCCGGGATCACCTCCAAACTGGATTACCTGAACGACGGCCGTCCTGATGCCGGGAAAGACCTGGAAGTGGACGGTCTCTGGCTGATGCCGATCACCAAATCGCCCAGCTACCACAAATATGACGTGGTGGATTATTACCAGGTTGATCCGCAGTACGGCACATTGAAGGATTTTCGCAGACTGGTGGGTGAAGCGCACAAACGGGGAATCAAAGTGATCATGGACCTGGTCGTCAATCACACCAGCAACCAACATCCCTGGTTTGTCTCCGCGTCCAGGGACAAAAACAGCCCTTATCGAGACTATTACATTTGGGCGGACGAAAACACGGACATCCACGAAAAAGGCCCGTGGGGACAACCCGTCTGGCACGAGACCTACCCTGGCTCGGGCGACTACTATTACGGGCTGTTCTGGAGCGGCATGCCCGATTTGAACTACGACAATCCCCGCGTCCGGGAGGAGATCATCAAAATCGGGAAGTTTTGGTTGAAACAAGGGGCCGACGGTTTCCGGCTTGATGCCGCCAAACACATCTACCCTGACGAACAGGAAGCCAAGAATCACGAGTGGTGGAGCCAATTCCGCAGGGAAATGCAGAAAGTGAAGTCCAACGTGTATCTCGTCGGTGAAGTATGGGATGCCAAAGAGCGTGTCGCTCCGTACTACGCTGAACTGGATTCACTGTTCAATTTCGATCTGTCGGGTCGGATCCTGCAATCCCTTCAACAGGGGCAAGATGCGGGAATTGCCGCTTTGGCCGCCGAAACGGGGCGAATGTACGCTGAAGTCAACCCCCGCGCCATCGACGCACCGTTTTTGACCAATCACGACCAAAACCGCACGATGAGCGTATTGAACGGTGATGTGAACAAAGCGAAAACGGCTGCTGCCATCCTGCTCACCCTTCCCGGCAACCCGTTCCTTTATTACGGGGAAGAAATCGGCATGCTCGGGGAGAAGCCGGACGAATACATCCGAGAACCGTTCCGCTGGTACCCCGGTCATGGCCCCGGACAGACAACATGGGAGGAACCCCGATTCAACACCGGCCCCAACGCTGTCTCCGTACAGTCGCAAATGCATGACCCCCATTCCCTGTTGCATTGGTATCGTCAGTGGATTCGTTTGCGTCACCGATATCCCGCACTGACGTACGGGGATTTGAAACCACTTTCGACGAATGATGCGCGAGTGGCGGCTTATCAACGGGTCTCCGATGGGGAGCGGTTGACCGTCCTGCATAATCTTTCCGGCCAAACCGTCACCGTTACGGTTCCTGCGGATCATCACCTGCGCGTCGTATATGCCGGACCCTCCAATGTGCAAATCCGGCAAAACGGAGCGGATCAAGCGAGGGTGACGCTCCCGGCGTACACATCGGCACTGTTGAAATAA
- a CDS encoding AbrB/MazE/SpoVT family DNA-binding domain-containing protein translates to MTAVSDMEVSRMSSKGQVTIPKSIRERLNLKEGDRVAFIEDENGNVTITKASTLAFNRIADKIARMAEEKGITEEELLETLERVREERYRERYRD, encoded by the coding sequence ATGACGGCGGTGTCTGATATGGAAGTTTCGCGTATGAGTTCGAAAGGTCAAGTCACAATCCCAAAAAGCATTCGCGAGCGATTGAACCTTAAGGAAGGCGACAGGGTGGCGTTCATCGAAGACGAAAACGGAAACGTCACGATCACAAAGGCGAGTACGCTCGCGTTCAACCGTATTGCCGATAAAATTGCACGGATGGCTGAGGAAAAGGGAATTACCGAAGAAGAGCTATTGGAAACATTGGAACGAGTTCGGGAGGAGCGGTATCGTGAGCGATACAGGGACTAA
- a CDS encoding CopG family ribbon-helix-helix protein: MIGWGCEVLSETKRIMISLPKHLLQEVDGMVAKENSNRSEFIRQAMKLYLQERKKRLIREMMQRGYMEMAKINLHIASEAFEAEEEADDTLERLVSGV; this comes from the coding sequence ATGATTGGTTGGGGGTGCGAAGTCTTGTCCGAAACCAAGCGAATCATGATCAGCCTACCCAAGCATCTGTTGCAAGAAGTTGACGGTATGGTGGCGAAAGAGAACTCCAATCGAAGCGAGTTTATCCGCCAAGCGATGAAGCTGTATCTGCAGGAACGGAAAAAACGGTTGATCCGTGAGATGATGCAGCGCGGCTACATGGAGATGGCGAAAATCAATTTGCATATTGCTTCCGAGGCCTTTGAAGCCGAAGAAGAAGCGGACGACACTTTGGAACGACTGGTTAGCGGGGTGTAA